One region of Macadamia integrifolia cultivar HAES 741 chromosome 11, SCU_Mint_v3, whole genome shotgun sequence genomic DNA includes:
- the LOC122093526 gene encoding uncharacterized protein LOC122093526 — MCSSKAKTCPPAVDVNPVVDGRPVLQPTCNRVPTLEQCNSLIKKVSPKSPPPPPPPLPSSATLTTTTSTIRRTRIAKASSSSSSSPPISPNSKSPRPPALKRGNDPNGLNSSVDKASTTPPSASKPPTLERKKSKKFSAVGAVAPPSSIESASSLSNYPSSLLIEAPGSIAAARREQVTLQQAQRKMKIAHYGRSKSAKFEGKVGNFDSSPNTATTAREEKRCSFITPNSDPLYVVYHDEEWGVPVHDDKFLFELLVLSGAQVGTDWTSILKKRQDFRDAFAGFDAETVANFTQGQMTSITADYGIDLSRVRGVVDNANRILEVRRDFGSLDKYFWGFINHKPIATQYKSCLKIPVKTSKSESISKDMVRRGFRSVGSTVIHSFMQAAGLTNDHLITCPRHLQCTALASNRATVAPAL; from the exons ATGTGTAGCTCCAAGGCTAAGACATGCCCGCCGGCTGTTGATGTCAACCCCGTCGTTGATGGCCGTCCTGTCCTCCAGCCAACTTGTAACCGAGTTCCGACCTTGGAACAATGTAATTCACTGATCAAAAAGGTCTCCCCAAAGTCTCCtccgccaccaccaccgccgCTGCCATCTTCGGCAACTCTTACCACCACTACTAGTACCATTAGACGAACTAGAATAGCCAAggcttcatcatcttcatcatcatctcctCCCATCTCTCCCAATTCCAAGTCTCCTAGACCCCCCGCGCTGAAGAGAGGGAATGATCCAAATGGACTAAATTCAAGCGTTGACAAGGCATCAACTACACCTCCAAGTGCGTCCAAGCCTCCAACTTTAGAGAGGAAGAAGTCAAAGAAATTCTCCGCTGTTGGTGCGGTTGCACCACCTTCTTCTATTGAGTCTGCTTCTTCGTTGAGTAATTATCCTTCTTCTTTGCTCATCGAAGCTCCCGGAAGCATAGCAGCGGCACGAAGGGAGCAAGTGACACTCCAACAAGCccagagaaaaatgaaaattgctCATTATGGAAGATCAAAGTCAGCCAAGTTTGAAGGCAAGGTGGGAAACTTTGATTCTTCTCCAAATACTGCTACAACTGCTCGAGAGGAGAAGAGATGTAGCTTCATCACTCCCAATTCAG ATCCTCTTTATGTCGTTTACCATGATGAGGAATGGGGAGTTCCTGTTCATGACGACAA GTTTCTGTTTGAACTACTAGTATTAAGTGGTGCTCAAGTTGGAACAGATTGGACTTCAATCTTGAAGAAACGCCAAGATTTCAG GGATGCCTTTGCAGGATTTGATGCAGAGACTGTCGCCAATTTCACTCAAGGACAGATGACATCCATCACTGCTGATTACGGTATTGATTTGAGCCGAGTTCGAGGGGTTGTCGACAACGCTAACCGTATTCTAGAG GTCAGAAGGGATTTTGGGTCGTTGGATAAGTATTTCTGGGGATTCATCAACCATAAGCCCATCGCTACCCAATACAAATCATGCCTCAAGATCCCCGTGAAGACGTCGAAATCAGAGAGCATCAGCAAAGACATGGTTAGGAGGGGTTTCAGGTCTGTTGGCTCGACCGTCATCCACTCTTTCATGCAAGCCGCTGGTCTTACCAATGACCACTTGATCACCTGTCCACGTCACCTCCAATGCACGGCATTAGCATCCAACCGGGCCACCGTGGCCCCAGCTCTATAG
- the LOC122092640 gene encoding protein POLLENLESS 3-LIKE 2-like yields the protein MMQDLRNAPPGFRPCKSAPCSPAKPIGIPRIHSESFHMTHKVPVGDTPYVKAKNVQLMDKDPEMAIPLFWAAINAGDRVDSALKDVAIVMKQQNRAEEAIEAIKSLRSRCSDQAQESLDNILLDLYKVPLFSFLF from the exons ATGATGCAAGATCTAAGGAACGCCCCTCCAGGTTTCAGACCCTGCAAATCCGCTCCTTGTTCCCCAGCGAAGCCTATTGGGATCCCCAGAATTCACTCAGAGTCTTTTCATATGACACATAAGGTCCCAGTTGGAGATACTCCCTACGTGAAGGCCAAAAACGTCCAG TTGATGGACAAGGACCCAGAAATGGCGATTCCTCTATTTTGGGCTGCAATTAATGCTGGAGATAGAGTTGATAGTGCTCTTAAAGACGTGGCAATTGTGATGAAACAACAGAATAGGGCGGAGGAAGCCATTGAAGCTATTAAGTCACTAAGAAGTCGGTGTTCAGACCAAGCACAAGAGTCTCTGGATAATATTCTTCTGGATCTTTACAAGgttcctttgttttcttttcttttctga
- the LOC122094177 gene encoding uncharacterized protein LOC122094177 isoform X2, with product MASSQVQMASAHFGCVLRDHNWRHTDKERESNDSVRAQQLEKNLKDFVRDHIKSCIALSGSRDSDENSENQVDNQEKNDHNFKGPGRREEEPQFEDESSPLAMKHSRIVDRWATRKAREMIITIERQTHEAELLALSNSHPVSTVASSFVAESPRTPSECSVELPNLHTSSLLQMWREFESEKKPTSGNHISFTSNSTISSGGRLDSGTSNPENAFFVDDPSPRSEVCDSGDERYETPAAHEDSFTDWESEQNTASEQLSSSQERVSEVGRLSEVGESERPRVADIVRKLTSGKPMPTHSSMTPSSDEPDQEQPTVIDPVPEGGEQRGFLNVGKSPRVRGRQAMMDLLMQMERERQRELNELVERRAVSQFAQRGRIQSMLKLRLLQRGVATLDQQSPASAASELGRLQQGTNILALRRKFSPYREAGEVHGGESGGNSNSHTQLPDNTTDLGHSGASDEVINEEVHHQEVARMDQESTTPMHHLVPSIREDMQEEASQSIDYARQGTCSMVCDLAQEGSINNMTSSHDSEGNELTEEREPDTEQLVGSTDGTWLGDASHPHKNWRGSMQSWYQDLLPNNSEDGEWNVVTDAQEPGMQQFRGSTNGTWLGDVSSSQSGWRHSRQAWQEDVLDNNSEDRERIFVTEEPESDMLQLAESADGTWLSNGLHPQTDWRGQSWYQNALENNSEDEEGNVVTDEPDLDSEQLEGSTDGTWLGDVSRPPRDWRRSRQEWCQEVLENNSENGEIRELLQRRSVSRFLASDLRETMDQMIMSCIQRQRHQSESVAEEENHFEHPYSETSGTSDHFASTSFNLPLSMSYNLPLPYQLRPQNWYQDHEATRDNSEQAASTSLQPSEYQSRDNMQSAINHPSLLHNEIYELRKSMESCMDMQNKIQHSIKKEVSAAVYNSVHGGEATELRNWVPTTKGKCCICYDMQVDSLLYRCGHMCTCFKCAHELQWSSGRCPICRAPILDVVRAYSNS from the exons atggcGTCTTCGCAAGTCCAAATGGCCTCGGCCCATTTTGGCTGTGTTCTCAGGGATCATAATTGGCGTCACACagacaaagaaagagaaagcaaCGACAGCGTCCGAGCCCAGCAGCTCGAGAAGAATCTCAAAGACTTTGTCAGGGATCACATCAAATCCTGCATTGCCCTCTCTGGCTCCAGGGATTCCGATGAAAATTCCGAGAATCAGGTCGACAATCAGGAGAAGAACGACCACAATTTTAAAGGCCCGGGCAGAAGAGAGGAAGAACCTCAGTTTGAAGACGAGTCTTCGCCCTTGGCGATGAAGCATTCAAGGATAGTCGATCGGTGGGCTACTCGAAAGGCGAGGGAGATGATTATTACCATCGAGAGGCAAACCCATGAAGCAGAGCTCTTGGCCCTCTCCAATTCTCACCCTGTTTCAACGGTTGCATCATCGTTCGTCGCAGAGAGCCCTCGCACTCCATCGGAGTGCTCCGTTGAGCTTCCCAATCTGCACACTTCGTCCCTTCTTCAGATGTGGAGAGAGTTTGAGTCAGAAAAAAAGCCGACATCCGGGAACCACATCAGCTTTACTTCGAATTCAACGATTTCCAGTGGCGGTAGGCTCGATTCTGGAACAAGCAATCCTGAGAATGCCTTTTTTGTAGACGACCCATCACCACGCTCTGAGGTTTGCGACTCCGGAGATGAAAGATATGAGACTCCGGCGGCTCACGAAGACTCGTTTACAGATTGGGAGTCAGAGCAGAACACAGCCAGTGAACAGCTTTCGTCATCGCAGGAGCGGGTTTCGGAAGTTGGGAGGCTCTCTGAAGTTGGAGAAAGCGAGCGGCCCAGGGTTGCAGATATCGTTAGAAAACTGACTTCAGGGAAACCAATGCCAACACACAGTTCAATGACACCTTCGAGCGATGAACCCGATCAAGAACAGCCCACGGTGATTGACCCTGTACCAGAAGGAGGAGAACAGAGGGGCTTCCTGAATGTGGGCAAGAGTCCCCGTGTAAGGGGGAGGCAAGCGATGATGGATTTGCTCATGCAAATGGAACGTGAAAGGCAGAGGGAGCTCAATGAACTGGTGGAACGCCGAGCGGTATCGCAATTTGCACAACGGGGACGAATCCAG TCGATGCTTAAGCTCAGATTACTACAACGGGGAGTTGCAACTCTTGATCAACAGAGTCCAGCTTCAGCAGCATCTGAACTGGGTAGATTACAGCAGGGAACTAACATATTGGCACTAAG gcGGAAATTTAGTCCTTACCGAGAGGCTGGGGAGGTCCATGGTGGAGAATCTGGAGGTAACTCAAACTCTCATACACAGCTACCAGATAACACCACAGATTTAGGACATTCTGGTGCTTCTGATGAGGTCATTAATGAAGAAGTTCATCATCAAGAAGTAGCTAGAATGGACCAAGAAAGCACCACCCCAATGCACCACTTAGTACCTTCTATTCGTGAAGATATGCAAGAAGAAGCTAGTCAGAGTATAGATTATGCACGGCAAGGAACATGCTCAATGGTTTGCGATCTCGCCCAAGAAGGAAGTATAAACAATATGACTTCCTCACATGATTCAGAAGGGAATGAATTAACAGAAGAACGAGAGCCGGATACTGAGCAACTTGTTGGATCCACTGATGGAACTTGGCTAGGTGATGCTTCTCACCCGCACAAAAATTGGAGAGGTTCCATGCAATCATGGTACCAGGACTTGCTTCCAAATAATTCAGAAGATGGTGAATGGAACGTAGTGACAGATGCACAAGAACCTGGAATGCAGCAGTTTAGAGGATCCACAAATGGAACTTGGCTTGGTGATGTTTCTAGCTCACAAAGTGGTTGGAGACATTCTAGGCAAGCATGGCAGGAGGATGTGCTTGATAACAACTCTGAAGACAGGGAGAGGATTTTTGTAACAGAAGAACCAGAATCTGATATGCTGCAGCTTGCAGAATCTGCTGATGGAACCTGGCTAAGTAATGGACTTCACCCACAAACGGATTGGAGAGGGCAGTCATGGTACCAGAATGCGCTTGAGAATAATTCAGAGGATGAAGAAGGGAACGTAGTGACGGATGAACCAGATCTTGATAGTGAGCAGCTTGAAGGATCTACTGATGGAACCTGGCTAGGTGATGTTTCTCGCCCACCTAGAGATTGGAGGCGTTCCAGGCAAGAGTGGTGCCAGGAAGTGCTTGAGAACAATTCAGAAAATGGGGAAATTCGAGAGCTTCTGCAGAG AAGAAGTGTGTCAAGGTTCCTTGCCAGTGACTTGAGGGAGACAATGGATCAAATGATAATGTCATGCATACAAAGACAAAGGCATCAGTCAGAAAGCgtagcagaagaagagaatcattttGAGCATCCGTATTCGGAAACAAGTGGTACTTCTGATCATTTTGCATCTACGTCATTCAACCTACCTTTGTCTATGTCATACAACCTCCCTTTACCATATCAGCTGAGACCGCAGAATTGGTATCAAGATCATGAAGCCACCAGGGATAATTCTGAACAAGCTGCATCTACATCATTACAACCATCTGAATATCAGAGTCGAGACAATATGCAGTCTGCTATAAATCATCCTTCTCTT CTACATAATGAGATATATGAACTGCGAAAATCAATGGAGAGCTGCATGGACATGCAGAATAAGATACAACACTCCATTAAGAAGGAGGTGTCTGCTGCCGTTTATAATTCAG TTCATGGTGGGGAGGCAACAGAATTGCGCAATTGGGTACCAACTACGAAAGGAAAGTGTTGTATCTGCTACGACATGCAGGTTGACTCACTTTTGTACAG ATGTGGTCACATGTGCACTTGCTTCAAGTGTGCACATGAATTGCAGTGGAGTAGTGGGAGATGCCCGATTTGCCGAGCTCCAATATTAGATGTTGTGCGGGCATACTCCAACTCTTAG
- the LOC122094177 gene encoding uncharacterized protein LOC122094177 isoform X1, protein MASSQVQMASAHFGCVLRDHNWRHTDKERESNDSVRAQQLEKNLKDFVRDHIKSCIALSGSRDSDENSENQVDNQEKNDHNFKGPGRREEEPQFEDESSPLAMKHSRIVDRWATRKAREMIITIERQTHEAELLALSNSHPVSTVASSFVAESPRTPSECSVELPNLHTSSLLQMWREFESEKKPTSGNHISFTSNSTISSGGRLDSGTSNPENAFFVDDPSPRSEVCDSGDERYETPAAHEDSFTDWESEQNTASEQLSSSQERVSEVGRLSEVGESERPRVADIVRKLTSGKPMPTHSSMTPSSDEPDQEQPTVIDPVPEGGEQRGFLNVGKSPRVRGRQAMMDLLMQMERERQRELNELVERRAVSQFAQRGRIQSMLKLRLLQRGVATLDQQSPASAASELGRLQQGTNILALRRKFSPYREAGEVHGGESGGNSNSHTQLPDNTTDLGHSGASDEVINEEVHHQEVARMDQESTTPMHHLVPSIREDMQEEASQSIDYARQGTCSMVCDLAQEGSINNMTSSHDSEGNELTEEREPDTEQLVGSTDGTWLGDASHPHKNWRGSMQSWYQDLLPNNSEDGEWNVVTDAQEPGMQQFRGSTNGTWLGDVSSSQSGWRHSRQAWQEDVLDNNSEDRERIFVTEEPESDMLQLAESADGTWLSNGLHPQTDWRGQSWYQNALENNSEDEEGNVVTDEPDLDSEQLEGSTDGTWLGDVSRPPRDWRRSRQEWCQEVLENNSENGEIRELLQRRSVSRFLASDLRETMDQMIMSCIQRQRHQSESVAEEENHFEHPYSETSGTSDHFASTSFNLPLSMSYNLPLPYQLRPQNWYQDHEATRDNSEQAASTSLQPSEYQSRDNMQSAINHPSLEMDLISDLREHMVQLHNEIYELRKSMESCMDMQNKIQHSIKKEVSAAVYNSVHGGEATELRNWVPTTKGKCCICYDMQVDSLLYRCGHMCTCFKCAHELQWSSGRCPICRAPILDVVRAYSNS, encoded by the exons atggcGTCTTCGCAAGTCCAAATGGCCTCGGCCCATTTTGGCTGTGTTCTCAGGGATCATAATTGGCGTCACACagacaaagaaagagaaagcaaCGACAGCGTCCGAGCCCAGCAGCTCGAGAAGAATCTCAAAGACTTTGTCAGGGATCACATCAAATCCTGCATTGCCCTCTCTGGCTCCAGGGATTCCGATGAAAATTCCGAGAATCAGGTCGACAATCAGGAGAAGAACGACCACAATTTTAAAGGCCCGGGCAGAAGAGAGGAAGAACCTCAGTTTGAAGACGAGTCTTCGCCCTTGGCGATGAAGCATTCAAGGATAGTCGATCGGTGGGCTACTCGAAAGGCGAGGGAGATGATTATTACCATCGAGAGGCAAACCCATGAAGCAGAGCTCTTGGCCCTCTCCAATTCTCACCCTGTTTCAACGGTTGCATCATCGTTCGTCGCAGAGAGCCCTCGCACTCCATCGGAGTGCTCCGTTGAGCTTCCCAATCTGCACACTTCGTCCCTTCTTCAGATGTGGAGAGAGTTTGAGTCAGAAAAAAAGCCGACATCCGGGAACCACATCAGCTTTACTTCGAATTCAACGATTTCCAGTGGCGGTAGGCTCGATTCTGGAACAAGCAATCCTGAGAATGCCTTTTTTGTAGACGACCCATCACCACGCTCTGAGGTTTGCGACTCCGGAGATGAAAGATATGAGACTCCGGCGGCTCACGAAGACTCGTTTACAGATTGGGAGTCAGAGCAGAACACAGCCAGTGAACAGCTTTCGTCATCGCAGGAGCGGGTTTCGGAAGTTGGGAGGCTCTCTGAAGTTGGAGAAAGCGAGCGGCCCAGGGTTGCAGATATCGTTAGAAAACTGACTTCAGGGAAACCAATGCCAACACACAGTTCAATGACACCTTCGAGCGATGAACCCGATCAAGAACAGCCCACGGTGATTGACCCTGTACCAGAAGGAGGAGAACAGAGGGGCTTCCTGAATGTGGGCAAGAGTCCCCGTGTAAGGGGGAGGCAAGCGATGATGGATTTGCTCATGCAAATGGAACGTGAAAGGCAGAGGGAGCTCAATGAACTGGTGGAACGCCGAGCGGTATCGCAATTTGCACAACGGGGACGAATCCAG TCGATGCTTAAGCTCAGATTACTACAACGGGGAGTTGCAACTCTTGATCAACAGAGTCCAGCTTCAGCAGCATCTGAACTGGGTAGATTACAGCAGGGAACTAACATATTGGCACTAAG gcGGAAATTTAGTCCTTACCGAGAGGCTGGGGAGGTCCATGGTGGAGAATCTGGAGGTAACTCAAACTCTCATACACAGCTACCAGATAACACCACAGATTTAGGACATTCTGGTGCTTCTGATGAGGTCATTAATGAAGAAGTTCATCATCAAGAAGTAGCTAGAATGGACCAAGAAAGCACCACCCCAATGCACCACTTAGTACCTTCTATTCGTGAAGATATGCAAGAAGAAGCTAGTCAGAGTATAGATTATGCACGGCAAGGAACATGCTCAATGGTTTGCGATCTCGCCCAAGAAGGAAGTATAAACAATATGACTTCCTCACATGATTCAGAAGGGAATGAATTAACAGAAGAACGAGAGCCGGATACTGAGCAACTTGTTGGATCCACTGATGGAACTTGGCTAGGTGATGCTTCTCACCCGCACAAAAATTGGAGAGGTTCCATGCAATCATGGTACCAGGACTTGCTTCCAAATAATTCAGAAGATGGTGAATGGAACGTAGTGACAGATGCACAAGAACCTGGAATGCAGCAGTTTAGAGGATCCACAAATGGAACTTGGCTTGGTGATGTTTCTAGCTCACAAAGTGGTTGGAGACATTCTAGGCAAGCATGGCAGGAGGATGTGCTTGATAACAACTCTGAAGACAGGGAGAGGATTTTTGTAACAGAAGAACCAGAATCTGATATGCTGCAGCTTGCAGAATCTGCTGATGGAACCTGGCTAAGTAATGGACTTCACCCACAAACGGATTGGAGAGGGCAGTCATGGTACCAGAATGCGCTTGAGAATAATTCAGAGGATGAAGAAGGGAACGTAGTGACGGATGAACCAGATCTTGATAGTGAGCAGCTTGAAGGATCTACTGATGGAACCTGGCTAGGTGATGTTTCTCGCCCACCTAGAGATTGGAGGCGTTCCAGGCAAGAGTGGTGCCAGGAAGTGCTTGAGAACAATTCAGAAAATGGGGAAATTCGAGAGCTTCTGCAGAG AAGAAGTGTGTCAAGGTTCCTTGCCAGTGACTTGAGGGAGACAATGGATCAAATGATAATGTCATGCATACAAAGACAAAGGCATCAGTCAGAAAGCgtagcagaagaagagaatcattttGAGCATCCGTATTCGGAAACAAGTGGTACTTCTGATCATTTTGCATCTACGTCATTCAACCTACCTTTGTCTATGTCATACAACCTCCCTTTACCATATCAGCTGAGACCGCAGAATTGGTATCAAGATCATGAAGCCACCAGGGATAATTCTGAACAAGCTGCATCTACATCATTACAACCATCTGAATATCAGAGTCGAGACAATATGCAGTCTGCTATAAATCATCCTTCTCTT GAAATGGATCTCATATCTGATTTGAGAGAGCATATGGTACAGCTACATAATGAGATATATGAACTGCGAAAATCAATGGAGAGCTGCATGGACATGCAGAATAAGATACAACACTCCATTAAGAAGGAGGTGTCTGCTGCCGTTTATAATTCAG TTCATGGTGGGGAGGCAACAGAATTGCGCAATTGGGTACCAACTACGAAAGGAAAGTGTTGTATCTGCTACGACATGCAGGTTGACTCACTTTTGTACAG ATGTGGTCACATGTGCACTTGCTTCAAGTGTGCACATGAATTGCAGTGGAGTAGTGGGAGATGCCCGATTTGCCGAGCTCCAATATTAGATGTTGTGCGGGCATACTCCAACTCTTAG